Genomic DNA from Acidimicrobiales bacterium:
TGTCGTTGGCGATCTCGACGGCCTCGTCCTCGGTGTCGTAAGGGAGGATCGACAGAACCGGGCCGAAGATCTCCTCCTGCGCGATCGTCATGTCCCTCCGCACTTCCGAGAAGACGGTCGGCTTGACGAAGAACCCAATGTCGAGGCCCTCCGGCTTCCCGGTGCCGCCCGCGATGAGCTTGGCGCCCTCGTCGATGCCTTTCTGGATGTATCCCTGCACCCGGTCCCACTGGGCCTGCGACACGAGCGGGCCGAGCTTGGACTCCTCCGCGAACGGGTCGCCCGGGGTCATGGCGTTGGCGGCTTCCGCCGCGATCTGTTCCACTTCGGCCAGCCGGTCACGAGGCACGACCATGCGCGTCAGAGCCGAGCAGGTCTGACCAGAGTTGAGAAACGCCTTGAACACCCCGTCCGTCACCGCCTTCGAGAGGTCGGCGTCGTCGAGGATCACGTTGGCGCTCTTGCCGCCGAGCTCCAGGGCCACCTTGGCCACGCGCTGCATGCACAGCTCCCCGACGCGCTTGCCCGCCCTGGTGGACCCCGTAAAGGAGACCATGTCCACGTCAGGGTGCTTGGCGATCGCTTCACCGACGACTGGGCCGACACCCGTAACCATGTTGAACACCCCGCCGGGCAGACCGGTGTCGTGGATGATCTCGGCGAGGACGAACGCGTTGAGCGGGGCCACCTCCGAAGGCTTCAGCACGACCGTGCATCCGGCTGCGAGAGCAAACGCCACCTTGGCGGCAATCTGGTGGAGGGGGTAGTTCCAAGGCGTTATGCAGCCGACCACGCCGATCGGCTCACGCACGATCAACGAGTTCGCGTTGCGCTCCTCGAACGCGAACTCGTCCACGATCGACTGGATGACGTTGAACGAGTTGTAGGGGAGGCCCGCCTGGACGAGGAGGCTCAGGGGCTTCACCATGCCGACCTCTTCGCTGACGAGTGTGGCGATCTCGTCCATTCGAGCTCCGATGCCCTCCGCGATGCGGGAGCAGTACTTGGCGCGCTCCTCGACGGCCGTGGCAGCCCACCGGGGGAAAGCGGCCTTAGCCGCCGCGACCGCGCGGTTGACGTCTTCCGGGGTCCCCTCGGGGATGGTGCCCATCACTTCCTCGGTGGTCGAGTTGACCACCTGGAGACTTCCCTTGCCGGTGCTGGGCACCCATGCCCCGTCTATGTAAATCGTGTCGCGGACGATCATCCCTCTAGCTCCTTCCCGATAACGGTTCGGATGCCGGACGCCTGTCCCGTCGTGGCCGGTGTCCGTCACTACCGGCGCATGCTACGCACTGAGACTGCGCAACGTTTCCAGCGCCTTGTCGGCGTGCTTGGACATGTTGATCTCCGAGCGAATCACGTCCTTGATCAGGCCGTCGGTGCCTATGACGAAGGTGGTGCGCTTGTTGGGGATGAGCCCGGGGCCGCGGCGCACCCCGTAGGCCTTTGCCACCGACTTGTCGGTGTCGGATAGAAGGGGGAAGTCGAAGCCGTACTTTGATGAGAACTGCTGTTGCTTGTCGACCTTGTCGGCCGAGATCCCGACCCGTTGCGCGCCGGCTTGTTCGAACTCGCGGGCCAGGTCCCGGAAGTGGCAGCTCTCCGCTGTGCATCCGGGCGTCATGGCGGCCGGGTAGAAGTACAGGACGACCGGCCCCTTCTCGAGCATCTCCGACAGCCGCCTGCGGGCACCGGTCTCGTCCGGCAGGTCGAAGTCTGGTGCTTTGTCACCGATGTCCATGCTGGCGAGGGTACGCCCTGGTGGAACCTTATGTTCGATTGCTGGCCGGCCGCAGACCGGCTCGGTGGCAGCTTCAGTCGACGAGGCGTTGCATGAGCACCACGTCGAGCCACCTCCCGAACTTGCGCCCGACCTCCTTCTCGACGCCGATCACCTCGAATCCGCACGCCCGGTGGAGGTTGATCGACGCGTCGTGGCCCCCGACGATCCGGGCTATGACGGCGTGGAACCCGTGAGCCCCGGCGAGGCGTACCAGCTCCTCGAGCAGCCCCTTGCCCACCCCTTGGCCGCGGGCCTGCTGGTCCACGTACACCGAATCCTCCACAGTGGTCCGGTACGCGGGGCGGGGGCGGTACGGCGATAGGGACCCGAAGCCCCTTACGGTGCCGGAGCCGTCGACCGCCACGACCACGGGCCACGCCCCGCTGTGCTCGTCCATCCAGGCCAGCTGGTCTTCAGGGCTCCTCGGCACCAGGTCGAAGGTCACCGTGGACTCGAGGACCTCGCGGTTGTAGATGGCCCGGATCTCCTCCGAGTCTCGGGTCGTGGCGAGCC
This window encodes:
- a CDS encoding peroxiredoxin — protein: MDIGDKAPDFDLPDETGARRRLSEMLEKGPVVLYFYPAAMTPGCTAESCHFRDLAREFEQAGAQRVGISADKVDKQQQFSSKYGFDFPLLSDTDKSVAKAYGVRRGPGLIPNKRTTFVIGTDGLIKDVIRSEINMSKHADKALETLRSLSA
- a CDS encoding GNAT family N-acetyltransferase — protein: MDYRLATTRDSEEIRAIYNREVLESTVTFDLVPRSPEDQLAWMDEHSGAWPVVVAVDGSGTVRGFGSLSPYRPRPAYRTTVEDSVYVDQQARGQGVGKGLLEELVRLAGAHGFHAVIARIVGGHDASINLHRACGFEVIGVEKEVGRKFGRWLDVVLMQRLVD
- a CDS encoding aldehyde dehydrogenase family protein; protein product: MIVRDTIYIDGAWVPSTGKGSLQVVNSTTEEVMGTIPEGTPEDVNRAVAAAKAAFPRWAATAVEERAKYCSRIAEGIGARMDEIATLVSEEVGMVKPLSLLVQAGLPYNSFNVIQSIVDEFAFEERNANSLIVREPIGVVGCITPWNYPLHQIAAKVAFALAAGCTVVLKPSEVAPLNAFVLAEIIHDTGLPGGVFNMVTGVGPVVGEAIAKHPDVDMVSFTGSTRAGKRVGELCMQRVAKVALELGGKSANVILDDADLSKAVTDGVFKAFLNSGQTCSALTRMVVPRDRLAEVEQIAAEAANAMTPGDPFAEESKLGPLVSQAQWDRVQGYIQKGIDEGAKLIAGGTGKPEGLDIGFFVKPTVFSEVRRDMTIAQEEIFGPVLSILPYDTEDEAVEIANDTVYGLAGGVWAGTQEHAEQVARKLRTGQVEVNGGAFNPNAPFGGYKQSGIGREYGHFGLEEFLQVKSLQL